CAAATGGCCATAAACCTACCTGTATGTACAAACATGTGCTTGACATAATTCTGTTTGGCGGTGAAAGTCTTGTTGCAGAGGGTACACTCATAAGGCTTTTTTTCACCCTGCCCACCTGCTGTGCTGTGGCCTGCAGAAGGAGCCAAGGGTTGTGGGGCTGGCAGTTGGGCAGTAAAAGTCGAAAGCCCAGGCTGGGACACTGTCACAAATTGTGTCTGTTGGCCTaagggctggggaaggctgaaaaGGAAAGGCTTAGGACAACTGCCAGCAGACTGCGTAGTAAAGAGTGCAGGCAAATAGGTATTGCCAGCTGTGCCAATGACCTGTGTGTTGCTGGTCAGGGTCAATGGCATCCTCAGGTTGCTGGTGAGGGTTTCTGTCTGGCGTAAGTAGAGCTGGGTACTTGGCAATGATTGGGCAACAGTTGTAGTGATAGGCTGTAAAGTCCCCTTTTCAGTACTGTTACAAACAGTTATTAGTGCGCTGTCCCTTTCAACATCATTTCCTCTTTCTGGTGAAGAAGAGTTGGTATCTATGTGCTGCTGTTGAATGCTTTCAGCAGAAACATCATTTTGTTCTGGTTGGGTAGGCTCTTGTTGACCTTCTCGACCTAGGCCAGTCATAAATTGCTGCTCCACAGAATCAGGTTCAGTGCCAATAGAGGAACTGACTCCAGAATCAAAGCTTTCCCCCTTGGGCTCACTTTCAGCGCCTTCTGCTTGATCAGTATCCTCAGTGCATTCTTCAGACTCATTGCGCTCTAGGATTTGTACTCTCTGCTGTCCGTAGTAGTCATAATCATCTTCCATCTCTTGCTTGATGTGAATATTGCCCACTAAGGTTTGGATCCGAACTGGACGTGGTTGCTTCCGGCAGTGTGTGGTTTCTGGAGTGGTGGAAAGATACCGCTCCATCTGCTGTGAGCGTTCATGGATTCTTGTAATCCAGCTTGGATCTTCCATATGATGGTCTCTAGAAAGTCCTAGTGCTGTTTCATGGTGGCTGACCACTGCTCCGCTGTAGAATGAACGCTCACCACTGCCATTCTGCATAGAACATGCATACAAAGCTGAGTAGATCCTGTCCACGCTGTGCTGTGAGTGACTTTGCAGATAACCGGACTCTGTATCACTGCTCTGCCCTGAAGTGGCTGATTCAGGAGTTCCTCGGGGTGTCTCCTGTGCAGAATCCTGAATCAGTGGGTAGATGTCACTCACATTCTGTGAGACAATCCGTGTGCATTCATCAATCACAGTTTTTATCTGCAGGATACTGGCTGCTGTGAGGATTTGCAGGGCCTCCGATTGTGAGACCCGCAGTACTCCACTGTACATGAAGTCAATGAGCTTTTGTACTGACTGGACTGACACCACAGAAGGAATTTCAATGTCACTGTAGCCCAGTAACAACTTATCttggaagaaggggctgccagcCGCCAACACACAACGGTGGGCGCGCAGCATGCTCCCGTGAATGCGGACTGTCACATCACAGAAGTGGCCACGGTTGCGTTGCTCGTTGAGGGTCTCGAGCACAGAACTGCTGAAGTTGTGGAGGTTGATGCTGTGAATGCGCTCTGTCATCCCCTTGCAACTATAGTTACCTGCAATAGAAAAGGCAACACATAAAGAGATTGGAGTTTGAAATATGTATGTGGATTTTCCCCACTCCTCAATAGATATAAATTTGATTATGCTTTAATTCAGGATTTTGTCTCTTAGCTCACTGAAAACACATGCTTACTAATATTTAAGCCTGGGGATTGTTACCTCTCTTAAAGTGTGTCAACCACATTCACATCCCAAATGTCTTCAAAAAATATATCCAAGAAtatatgttttctctctctcctcttaaaCACAAGgaacacaaaatgaaaaaaatgtgtaattATATATTGTCTAAATAATAACAGAAGTACTTGTTACCAGTAGTAAAACAAATTTTAATGCTGATTTAAGAAATGCTTTGTTACTTTCCCGTTTTACTAACATGTCAGTTTAATTAGTGACAAAGAAATGGTTTCAGTATCtttaaataaatagcattatAGCTCCCCAATACTTTAATCTAGCTATATTGTTTAATAAATTGATTATAGGTTCCTACTGAAAATCAATTAACCATGTTACACAATCTTCATTAGCTTTAATCTAGGATTCAAGGTCATTTTATGCTTTAGGAAATGTGACTTTGTCAATATTACTGTTGTGTTTTCTGGTTAATATGTGGGCTGTGCAAAGCATaagaggtgctttgcaaagaGTATTGGCATGAATGAGACATCTGCCTTTAATGTTAAAGCGCACAAACATTAAAGGCTTGTGCGGCTGTTTCAAAAACTTTCTCAAGTTGCCAGGCCATGCAGGCGCATGCAAACGTCACTTCCATAAGGACCACCAATGAAGCAAAATGGCTTGTGTGGACATGCATGTTGAGACAGCCAAGGATTTTTGAAGCTGCCACATATGCCTTACTAAAAGTCTTTGCTTATGCTAATGTAGTTTGCATGGTATCTCTTTGAATGCTTTGACCAACCCAGGTTAATATGTGAGAAAGCTATAGGAAGACAGAGTAATGTAGCTCAGATATCAAAAGATGGGgcacattttgaagaaaaattaCCACCTGAAAATCATTGGGAACCAACTTAAAGAATCCAGCTCACTGACATACAAAACGCTTCAAGTGCTCTGTATTTTCACATTGTTTGAAAGGAGCCTTATTTCTTAAAACTTTCAAAATTATCAGCTATCAATGATCCCATACTTGATAGCAAGAAAATCAACcaataatctttaaaaatcatAATCAAAATATACAGATTCTTATTATTCTAATTGTCATTACAGAATAGTGTACATGTATATGTGGAGATTTCTGACTAATTCTCTTCCCAGACCTGCCACTCTCGTTCTAGTTAATGCAGTGGGAAATGCTTCTGTGGAACTGAAGCAGCCTTTGTTAAACAGCTCTCTTTTGCCCAATGAATTTAGAAATCGCAAAGGACCTCACATGAGAAGCTACTGCAGAAGGGTTGGGAAAGCAGGTTGATTTAGAAATGGCACACAAATGAAAGAGTGTAAAAATGCAAAGGCTATTCTTATCCAGGCAGGCAATGAATGGGCAAGGAGCCTGAGGGAA
The Candoia aspera isolate rCanAsp1 chromosome 5, rCanAsp1.hap2, whole genome shotgun sequence genome window above contains:
- the ZBTB20 gene encoding zinc finger and BTB domain-containing protein 20, whose translation is MTERIHSINLHNFSSSVLETLNEQRNRGHFCDVTVRIHGSMLRAHRCVLAAGSPFFQDKLLLGYSDIEIPSVVSVQSVQKLIDFMYSGVLRVSQSEALQILTAASILQIKTVIDECTRIVSQNVSDIYPLIQDSAQETPRGTPESATSGQSSDTESGYLQSHSQHSVDRIYSALYACSMQNGSGERSFYSGAVVSHHETALGLSRDHHMEDPSWITRIHERSQQMERYLSTTPETTHCRKQPRPVRIQTLVGNIHIKQEMEDDYDYYGQQRVQILERNESEECTEDTDQAEGAESEPKGESFDSGVSSSIGTEPDSVEQQFMTGLGREGQQEPTQPEQNDVSAESIQQQHIDTNSSSPERGNDVERDSALITVCNSTEKGTLQPITTTVAQSLPSTQLYLRQTETLTSNLRMPLTLTSNTQVIGTAGNTYLPALFTTQSAGSCPKPFLFSLPQPLGQQTQFVTVSQPGLSTFTAQLPAPQPLAPSAGHSTAGGQGEKKPYECTLCNKTFTAKQNYVKHMFVHTGEKPHQCSICWRSFSLKDYLIKHMVTHTGVRAYQCSICNKRFTQKSSLNVHMRLHRGEKSYECYICKKKFSHKTLLERHVALHSATNGTSSTTSTGARALPAGVMACTEGTTYVCSVCPAKFDQIEHFNDHMRLHVSDG